One part of the Solanum dulcamara chromosome 3, daSolDulc1.2, whole genome shotgun sequence genome encodes these proteins:
- the LOC129882900 gene encoding protein TRANSPORT INHIBITOR RESPONSE 1-like translates to MAYSFPEEVLEHVFSFLTSDKDRNAVSLVCKSWYEIERWCRRRIFVGNCYAVSPRIMIRRFPEVRSVELKGKPHFADFNLVPEGWGAYVYPWIVAMSRSYPWLEEIKLKRMVITDESLELISKSFKNFKVLVLSSCDGFTTDGLAAIAANCRNLRKLDLGESEEEDLSGHWLSHFPDSCTSLVSLNIACLASEVSFLALERLVARSPNLRTLRINRAVPLEKLPNLLRRTSQLVEFGTGAYSADVRSDFFSNLTEAFSGCKQLKCLSGFWDVVPAYLPAIYPVCSRLTSLNLSYATCQNPELGKLISQCHNLQRLWVLDYIEDTGLEELAANCKDLQELRVFPSDPFAPEPNTTLTEQGLVAVSDGCPKLQSVLYFCRQMTNAALVTIARNRPNMIRFRLCIIEPRTPDYLTLGPFDTGFGAIVENCKELRRLSLAGLLTDRVFEYIGTHAKKLEMLSIAFAGDSDLGLHHVLSGCDSLRKLEIRDCPFGDKALLANAAKLETMRSLWMSSCSVSFEACKMLAQKMPRLNVEVIDERGPPDTRPESCPVEKLYIYRTVAGRRFDTPGYVWTMDEDAAVRLS, encoded by the exons ATGGCGTACTCATTCCCGGAAGAAGTATTGGAGCACGTCTTCTCCTTCCTCACCTCCGACAAGGACCGTAACGCGGTATCTCTAGTCTGCAAATCGTGGTACGAGATCGAAAGGTGGTGCCGGAGGAGAATATTCGTCGGAAACTGTTATGCCGTTAGCCCTAGGATCATGATCCGACGATTTCCTGAAGTCAGATCTGTAGAGCTTAAAGGGAAGCCTCATTTTGCTGACTTTAATCTTGTACCTGAAGGTTGGGGAGCTtatgtttatccatggattgTAGCTATGTCTAGGTCTTATCCATGGCTTGAGGAAATTAAGCTTAAGCGTATGGTAATTACTGATGAGTCATTGGAGTTGATTTCTAAGTCGTTTAAGAACTTCAAAGTTTTGGTTTTGTCTTCCTGTGATGGGTTTACTACTGATGGACTTGCTGCTATTGCCGCTAACTGCAG GAATCTGAGAAAACTAGACTTGGGAGAAAGTGAAGAGGAAGACCTTAGTGGACATTGGCTAAGCCATTTCCCTGATAGCTGCACGTCACTTGTTTCACTTAACATTGCCTGTTTGGCTTCTGAGGTCAGTTTCTTAGCTTTGGAGCGCTTGGTTGCTCGCTCTCCTAATTTGAGGACTCTTCGGATAAATCGTGCTGTGCCCCTTGAGAAGCTTCCAAACCTGCTTCGCCGCACATCCCAGTTGGTTGAATTTGGTACAGGTGCTTACTCTGCTGATGTGCGGTCTGATTTCTTCTCAAACCTGACAGAAGCTTTTTCAGGCTGCAAGCAACTTAAATGCCTGTCTGGGTTTTGGGATGTTGTACCAGCTTACCTTCCAGCTATATATCCAGTGTGCTCAAGACTCACCTCTTTGAATTTGAGCTATGCTACCTGTCAAAACCCTGAGCTTGGCAAGCTCATAAGTCAGTGTCACAATTTGCAGCGTTTGTGG GTGCTAGACTACATTGAAGATACCGGTCTTGAGGAACTTGCTGCCAATTGTAAGGACCTTCAAGAGCTGAGGGTGTTTCCTTCTGACCCTTTTGCTCCCGAACCAAATACAACCTTGACGGAGCAAGGCCTTGTAGCTGTCTCAGATGGCTGCCCAAAGCTACAGTCTGTTTTGTACTTCTGCCGCCAAATGACTAATGCAGCTTTAGTTACTATTGCTAGGAATCGTCCTAACATGATTCGTTTTCGCTTGTGTATCATTGAGCCTCGAACTCCTGATTACTTAACCCTTGGGCCGTTTGATACTGGTTTTGGGGCCATTGTGGAGAACTGTAAGGAATTGCGGCGACTTTCACTTGCTGGCCTCCTTACCGATCGTGTCTTTGAATACATTGGCACCCATGCAAAAAAGTTAGAGATGCTTTCCATAGCTTTTGCTGGTGATAGCGATTTGGGACTCCACCATGTGCTCTCTGGTTGTGATAGTCTTCGGAAGTTGGAGATCAGAGATTGTCCGTTTGGAGACAAGGCTCTCTTGGCTAATGCTGCAAAGCTCGAGACAATGCGATCCCTTTGGATGTCTTCTTGTTCAGTAAGTTTTGAAGCATGTAAGATGCTAGCTCAGAAGATGCCCAGGCTTAATGTGGAAGTCATAGATGAGAGGGGTCCTCCGGATACAAGGCCAGAAAGCTGCCCTGTGGAGAAACTTTACATATATCGAACCGTGGCTGGACGGAGGTTTGACACACCTGGTTATGTTTGGACAATGGATGAAGATGCAGCTGTAAGGTTGTCCTGA